The following are encoded together in the Streptomyces sp. NBC_01465 genome:
- a CDS encoding family 43 glycosylhydrolase, producing the protein MPRNGISRLPAATLSRRHLLVAGALTLGASALASPTPARAGTRSAAAHEGYLFVYFTGEGTADGEQIHLALSRGNDPLHWRELNGGEPVLTSTLGDKGVRDPFVIRSPEGDRFFLIATDLKIYGGAGWDDVQRHGSRSIMVWESTDLVNWSEERSVQVSPATAGNTWAPEAYWSEEEGAYVVFWASKLYAEDDTEHTGDTYNRMLYATTTDFVTFSEAQVWNDPGYSVIDSTVIAHDGTYYRFTKDERSASQSPYGKFILQEKAQDLLSPAWETVAEGIGMGSMAQGEGPLVFKSNTEEKWYLFIDDYTATGYMPFESTDLAGGVWTKSAAYQLPSAPRHGTVLPVTKDEFDRVDAKWGVAPVLADEDGLVAHWPLDGSANDASGHGYHGTATGDAGWADGALVLGGAGGHVKLPDNLLSGVDAVTVAADVWVDSDQATPYFLYGFGNTASSTGYGNGYLFATGGSTSGGFRAALSDGNWSKEQEASANTGLGRGRWANVTYTVEGDTALLYLDGAVVARNTAITLMPSDIGGGRTTANYLGRSQYTSDHTLKGRLRDVRLYNRALTDDEIAALPANATRVRGVEMKELKVPAVIEGEGGTVVLPVVPGTDLRRLRPEFTLAPGARISPASGKRRDLRKPVTYTVTSAAGVRREWKVSAVQMRTPVLPGLNADPNIVAFGGTYYIYATTDGFAGWSGTTFSAWSSKNLVDWKDEGVILDLGKDVSWADARAWAPTIAEKDGKYFFYYCAEAKIGVATADSPTGPFTDSGKALIAANPDGTGQAIDPAAFTDQDGQTYLYWGNGSAWMVPLNDDMVSFDSSKIRQVKGLDDFREGTFVVRRGDVYHLTYSIDDTGSENYRVGYATSDSPYGPFTYRGVVLEKDPAQGILGTGHNSLLQVPGTDDWYIAYHRFAIPGGDGTHRETTIDKVTFGADGLMRAVTPTLEGVRPRRIP; encoded by the coding sequence ATGCCCCGTAACGGAATATCCCGTCTCCCCGCAGCCACCTTGTCGCGGCGACACCTGCTCGTCGCCGGAGCGCTCACCCTGGGAGCCTCGGCGCTCGCCTCGCCGACACCCGCCCGCGCGGGCACCAGGAGCGCCGCCGCCCACGAGGGCTACCTCTTCGTCTACTTCACCGGCGAGGGCACCGCCGACGGCGAGCAGATCCATCTCGCACTCAGCCGGGGCAACGACCCGCTGCACTGGCGGGAGTTGAACGGTGGTGAGCCCGTGCTCACCTCCACCCTCGGCGACAAGGGCGTACGCGATCCCTTCGTCATCCGGTCGCCCGAAGGGGACAGGTTCTTCCTCATCGCCACCGACCTGAAGATCTACGGCGGGGCCGGCTGGGACGACGTCCAGCGGCACGGCTCACGGTCGATCATGGTGTGGGAGTCGACGGACCTGGTGAACTGGTCCGAGGAGCGTTCGGTGCAGGTCTCGCCGGCAACGGCCGGCAACACGTGGGCGCCCGAGGCCTATTGGAGCGAGGAGGAAGGCGCGTACGTGGTCTTCTGGGCGTCGAAGCTGTACGCCGAGGACGACACGGAGCACACCGGGGACACGTACAACCGGATGCTGTACGCGACGACCACGGACTTCGTGACGTTCAGCGAGGCCCAGGTGTGGAACGACCCCGGGTACTCGGTGATCGACTCGACGGTGATCGCGCACGACGGGACGTACTACCGGTTCACGAAGGACGAGCGGTCGGCATCGCAGTCGCCGTACGGGAAGTTCATCCTCCAGGAGAAGGCTCAGGACCTGCTCTCCCCGGCGTGGGAGACCGTCGCCGAGGGCATCGGCATGGGCTCCATGGCACAGGGCGAAGGACCTCTGGTCTTCAAGTCCAACACCGAGGAGAAGTGGTACCTCTTCATCGACGACTACACCGCCACCGGCTACATGCCCTTCGAATCCACCGACCTGGCCGGCGGAGTGTGGACCAAGTCCGCCGCATACCAGCTGCCCTCGGCCCCTCGGCACGGCACCGTGCTCCCGGTGACGAAGGACGAGTTCGACCGGGTCGACGCCAAGTGGGGCGTTGCCCCCGTCCTGGCCGACGAGGACGGGCTCGTGGCCCACTGGCCGCTGGACGGAAGCGCTAACGACGCCTCAGGGCACGGCTATCACGGCACCGCCACCGGGGACGCGGGCTGGGCCGACGGAGCTCTCGTGCTCGGCGGCGCGGGCGGGCACGTCAAGCTGCCCGACAACCTGCTGTCCGGGGTGGACGCCGTCACCGTGGCCGCCGATGTGTGGGTGGACAGCGATCAGGCGACGCCCTACTTCCTCTACGGGTTCGGGAACACCGCCTCCTCCACCGGCTACGGCAACGGCTATCTCTTCGCGACCGGCGGCAGCACCTCCGGCGGGTTCCGGGCCGCCCTGTCCGACGGCAACTGGAGCAAGGAGCAGGAGGCGAGCGCCAACACCGGGCTCGGGCGCGGACGTTGGGCCAACGTCACGTACACCGTCGAAGGAGACACCGCGCTGCTCTACCTCGACGGCGCCGTCGTCGCGCGCAACACCGCGATCACCCTCATGCCCTCGGACATCGGCGGCGGCCGCACCACGGCCAACTACCTCGGACGGTCGCAGTACACCTCCGACCACACCCTCAAGGGGCGGCTGCGAGACGTACGGCTGTACAACCGGGCCCTGACGGACGACGAGATCGCCGCGCTGCCCGCCAACGCCACCCGCGTACGCGGTGTGGAGATGAAGGAGCTCAAGGTTCCCGCCGTCATCGAGGGGGAAGGCGGGACCGTCGTCCTGCCGGTCGTTCCGGGTACTGATCTGCGGCGGCTGCGACCCGAGTTCACCCTCGCGCCGGGTGCGCGGATCAGCCCGGCGAGCGGGAAGCGCAGGGACCTGCGCAAGCCGGTGACCTACACCGTCACCTCCGCGGCGGGCGTGCGGCGCGAGTGGAAGGTGTCCGCGGTACAGATGCGTACGCCGGTGCTGCCCGGGCTCAACGCGGATCCCAACATCGTGGCGTTCGGCGGGACGTACTACATCTACGCGACCACCGACGGCTTCGCCGGCTGGAGCGGCACCACCTTCAGCGCCTGGTCGTCGAAGAACCTCGTCGACTGGAAGGACGAGGGCGTCATCCTCGATCTGGGCAAGGACGTGAGCTGGGCGGATGCGCGCGCCTGGGCGCCCACCATTGCCGAGAAGGACGGCAAGTACTTCTTCTACTACTGCGCCGAGGCGAAGATCGGCGTCGCGACCGCCGACTCCCCCACCGGCCCCTTCACGGACTCCGGCAAGGCCCTGATCGCGGCCAACCCGGACGGCACGGGACAGGCCATCGACCCGGCGGCCTTCACCGACCAGGACGGGCAGACGTATCTGTACTGGGGCAACGGGTCGGCGTGGATGGTCCCGCTCAACGACGACATGGTGTCCTTCGACTCGTCAAAAATCCGACAGGTCAAGGGACTTGATGACTTCCGCGAGGGTACGTTCGTGGTCCGGAGGGGAGACGTGTACCACCTGACGTACTCGATCGACGACACCGGAAGCGAGAACTACCGCGTCGGGTACGCCACCTCCGACTCCCCGTACGGGCCGTTCACGTACCGCGGTGTGGTCCTGGAGAAGGACCCGGCCCAGGGCATTCTCGGCACCGGCCACAACTCCCTGCTCCAGGTGCCAGGGACGGACGACTGGTACATCGCCTACCACCGCTTCGCGATCCCCGGCGGCGACGGCACACACCGCGAGACGACCATCGACAAGGTGACGTTCGGGGCGGACGGGCTGATGCGCGCCGTCACGCCGACGCTGGAAGGGGTGCGGCCGCGGCGCATCCCGTAG
- a CDS encoding RICIN domain-containing protein: MTRLTRRRFMAVAAATAAAAGTQLSAARLAAAATPDSVTVTPDPSYLQDRFEGWGTSLVWFANATGHYPDEIREKIAELVFGRDGLALNIARYNIGGGNAPDVKDYLRPGGAVEGWWKAPAGTTRNDTDWWDPANPAHWNGQADATQRWWVDRIKKDITHWETFSNSPPYFMTVSGYVSGNFNASQDQVKTDSVDDFAAYLAGATRRLEKAHGIEVKTVDPCNEPNTSYWGTQLGADGEPTGGRQEGAHIGPELQQKIVRALAPALAQAGTRAQVSAMDETNPTTFATNWTSYTADAKALVGQMNVHTYGTGGRTAVRDLAKAAGKPLWMSEVEGDWGDGQSFTDMRPGLGLAQHIVDDLRELEPTAWVFWQPVEDYDNMKPGGESAKGGNWGSVQVSFSATADDTLETCPVYTNTKFDTARNFTHYIRPGDRLVKVDDTNTTAAVSRSGQGATIVHVNSTTDVRTVTLDLSKFATVRRGATVTPIVTSADGKLAEQAPIKVTGTSVNFTVPAQSVTSFVIKGVSGAAKDAATLRRGRTYELTGVQSGKDVTVADDGSGLVIRSAAGTAGQQWRLVQICGDGAGNRKQYVFTSAVDGKRLAVRNDVPVVEPDTGARDAAVRWIMSSTGDGTWTLVNAATGRVLEVGGQSTNDGAAVTTWQPNSGANQRWRLTDVSGS, encoded by the coding sequence TTGACGCGCTTGACCCGCAGACGGTTCATGGCAGTCGCCGCCGCCACGGCGGCGGCCGCCGGGACCCAGCTCTCGGCCGCCCGGCTCGCGGCCGCGGCGACCCCCGACTCGGTCACGGTGACCCCCGATCCCTCGTATCTGCAGGACAGGTTCGAGGGCTGGGGCACCAGCCTGGTCTGGTTCGCGAACGCCACCGGGCACTACCCGGACGAGATCCGCGAGAAGATAGCTGAGCTGGTCTTCGGCCGGGACGGCCTCGCCCTGAACATCGCCCGCTACAACATAGGCGGCGGCAACGCCCCTGATGTGAAGGACTACTTGAGGCCGGGCGGCGCCGTCGAAGGCTGGTGGAAGGCCCCTGCGGGCACCACCCGCAACGACACCGACTGGTGGGACCCGGCGAACCCGGCGCACTGGAACGGACAGGCCGACGCCACCCAGCGCTGGTGGGTCGACCGGATCAAGAAGGACATCACCCACTGGGAGACGTTCTCCAACTCGCCGCCGTACTTCATGACGGTCAGCGGCTACGTCTCGGGCAACTTCAACGCCTCCCAGGACCAGGTCAAGACCGACTCGGTGGACGACTTCGCCGCCTACCTGGCCGGGGCGACCCGCCGGCTCGAGAAGGCGCACGGTATCGAGGTCAAGACGGTCGACCCGTGCAACGAACCCAACACCTCCTACTGGGGTACGCAGTTGGGTGCCGACGGGGAGCCGACCGGCGGCCGGCAGGAGGGCGCGCACATCGGCCCCGAGCTCCAGCAGAAGATCGTCCGCGCTCTCGCCCCCGCCCTGGCGCAAGCGGGCACCCGCGCACAGGTCTCGGCGATGGACGAGACCAACCCGACCACCTTCGCCACGAACTGGACCAGCTACACAGCTGACGCGAAGGCCCTCGTCGGGCAGATGAACGTCCACACGTACGGGACCGGCGGCCGCACCGCCGTACGCGACCTCGCGAAGGCGGCGGGCAAGCCGCTGTGGATGAGCGAGGTCGAGGGCGACTGGGGCGACGGGCAGTCCTTCACCGACATGCGTCCGGGTCTCGGGCTCGCCCAGCACATCGTCGACGACCTGCGTGAACTCGAGCCCACCGCCTGGGTGTTCTGGCAGCCCGTCGAGGACTACGACAACATGAAGCCGGGCGGCGAGTCGGCGAAGGGCGGCAACTGGGGCTCGGTGCAGGTCTCGTTCAGCGCGACCGCCGACGACACCCTGGAGACCTGCCCGGTCTACACGAACACCAAGTTCGACACGGCCCGCAACTTCACGCACTACATACGGCCCGGCGACCGCCTGGTCAAGGTCGACGACACCAACACCACGGCGGCCGTCAGCCGGTCGGGCCAGGGCGCCACCATCGTCCACGTCAACAGCACCACGGACGTCCGCACCGTGACCCTCGACCTGTCGAAGTTCGCGACCGTACGCCGGGGAGCGACCGTCACCCCGATCGTGACCAGCGCCGACGGGAAGCTCGCGGAGCAGGCGCCGATCAAGGTGACCGGCACCTCGGTGAACTTCACCGTGCCCGCGCAGTCCGTGACCTCGTTCGTGATCAAGGGGGTGTCCGGGGCCGCGAAGGACGCGGCGACCCTGCGCAGGGGCCGCACGTACGAACTGACCGGCGTGCAGAGCGGCAAGGACGTCACCGTCGCCGACGACGGCTCGGGTCTCGTCATCAGGTCCGCCGCGGGTACGGCCGGCCAGCAGTGGCGGCTCGTGCAGATCTGCGGCGACGGCGCGGGCAACCGCAAGCAGTACGTGTTCACCAGCGCGGTGGACGGCAAGCGCCTCGCCGTACGGAACGACGTCCCGGTGGTCGAACCCGACACCGGCGCACGCGACGCCGCCGTGCGGTGGATCATGTCGTCGACCGGCGACGGCACCTGGACCCTGGTCAACGCGGCGACCGGCAGGGTCCTGGAGGTCGGCGGCCAGTCCACGAACGACGGCGCCGCCGTCACCACGTGGCAGCCGAACTCGGGCGCCAACCAGCGCTGGAGGCTGACGGATGTGAGCGGCAGCTAG
- a CDS encoding carbohydrate ABC transporter permease: MSTTTSRPATPLKSAAPRLRSPRRPHSMRRPKRSVLLTLLTGVVMLYSLLPLLWLVISATKSQEGLSRSFGLWFDRDFDLWHNISETFTYQDGVFGRWLLNTLMYVVLGAGGATFLAVLGGYALAKFRFPGKKGVFAVVIGAVAVPTTALAVPTFLMFSKIGLTDTPWAVIIPSLISPFGLYLMWVFASEAIPNELMEAARIDGAGEIRTFFQVALPLLAPGTVTVLLFTTVATWNNYFLPLIMLKDPDWYPLTLGLDAWNKQAATAGGEAVFNLVVTGSLLTIVPLIAAFLLLQKYWQSGLSAGSVKE; the protein is encoded by the coding sequence ATGAGCACCACCACCTCCCGACCCGCGACACCCCTGAAGTCCGCCGCCCCCAGGCTGCGTTCCCCGCGCCGCCCGCACAGCATGCGCCGCCCGAAGCGCAGCGTCCTGCTGACGCTGCTCACCGGTGTCGTCATGCTCTACAGCCTGCTTCCGCTGCTGTGGCTGGTGATCAGCGCCACCAAGTCCCAGGAAGGTCTCTCCCGTTCGTTCGGTCTCTGGTTCGACCGGGACTTCGACCTGTGGCACAACATCAGCGAAACCTTCACGTACCAGGACGGCGTCTTCGGCCGCTGGCTCCTCAACACCCTGATGTACGTGGTGCTGGGCGCGGGCGGCGCCACCTTCCTCGCCGTCCTCGGCGGGTACGCGCTCGCCAAGTTCCGGTTCCCGGGCAAGAAGGGCGTGTTCGCGGTCGTCATCGGCGCGGTGGCGGTGCCGACGACAGCGCTCGCCGTGCCGACGTTCCTGATGTTCAGCAAGATCGGCCTGACCGACACCCCGTGGGCCGTCATCATCCCGTCGCTGATCTCGCCCTTCGGCCTCTATCTGATGTGGGTGTTCGCCAGCGAGGCGATCCCGAACGAACTGATGGAAGCCGCCCGCATCGACGGCGCCGGCGAGATCCGCACCTTCTTCCAGGTCGCCCTGCCGCTGCTCGCACCCGGCACGGTCACCGTGCTGCTGTTCACCACGGTCGCCACGTGGAACAACTACTTCCTTCCGCTGATCATGCTGAAGGACCCCGACTGGTACCCGCTGACCCTCGGTCTCGACGCCTGGAACAAACAGGCGGCCACGGCCGGCGGCGAGGCCGTCTTCAACCTGGTCGTCACCGGCTCGCTGCTCACCATCGTGCCGCTGATCGCCGCCTTCCTCCTGCTGCAGAAGTACTGGCAGTCCGGTCTTTCCGCCGGAAGCGTCAAGGAGTAA
- a CDS encoding glycoside hydrolase family 5 protein — MARTRPVSSIRTVAVAVAAAALGVAALSAGPATAAPRADTTQFKGVNWADPRDNYADDELQLSGLLTTDSYGKTYSKAKRIISAFRANLGANTVRLPVNPYTVNGSYWHSYRGVIDAASDQGFKVIVSYWEGTGERKDGLIDDPAAYWPMWNRVVATYKHDPRVYFEPMNEPHGYTETEWADLAAKWLDTYSSVPRNRVFVSGAGYNDHVTSVCADPRLAGTYLSLHHYGFWKEYATYDQWVADLKERIGDCAGRTVADEFGSPMTTGLDYNVPTPDDNFVNYLQAVTDTFRELKMGSVYWPGLRTDDTYSLQTLTGTEDRPWLATTNQSGADRLAWAWGRGKAVGN; from the coding sequence ATGGCCCGAACCCGTCCTGTCTCTTCCATACGTACCGTCGCCGTGGCCGTCGCAGCGGCCGCTCTCGGCGTCGCCGCGCTCTCCGCCGGACCCGCCACCGCTGCCCCGCGTGCGGACACCACCCAGTTCAAGGGCGTCAACTGGGCAGACCCGCGGGACAACTACGCAGACGACGAGCTCCAGCTCTCCGGCCTGCTGACCACCGACAGCTACGGCAAGACGTACAGCAAGGCGAAGCGGATCATCTCGGCGTTCCGCGCCAACCTCGGGGCCAACACCGTCCGGCTTCCGGTCAACCCGTACACGGTGAACGGCAGTTACTGGCACTCCTACCGGGGAGTCATCGACGCGGCCTCCGACCAGGGCTTCAAGGTGATCGTTTCCTACTGGGAGGGGACGGGCGAGCGCAAGGACGGCCTCATCGACGACCCCGCCGCCTACTGGCCCATGTGGAACAGGGTCGTCGCCACGTACAAGCACGACCCCCGGGTCTACTTCGAGCCCATGAACGAGCCGCACGGCTACACCGAGACCGAGTGGGCCGACCTGGCCGCGAAGTGGCTGGACACCTACTCCTCCGTCCCGCGCAACCGTGTCTTCGTCAGCGGCGCCGGCTACAACGACCACGTCACCTCCGTCTGCGCCGACCCGCGTCTGGCCGGCACCTATCTGTCGCTGCACCACTACGGGTTCTGGAAGGAGTACGCCACCTACGACCAGTGGGTCGCCGACCTCAAGGAGCGCATCGGCGACTGCGCCGGGCGGACCGTCGCGGACGAGTTCGGCTCCCCGATGACCACCGGACTCGACTACAACGTGCCGACTCCGGACGACAACTTCGTCAACTACCTCCAGGCGGTCACCGACACCTTCCGCGAGCTGAAGATGGGCTCGGTCTACTGGCCCGGCCTGCGCACCGACGACACGTACTCGCTGCAGACCCTGACCGGCACCGAGGACCGCCCCTGGCTGGCCACCACCAATCAGTCGGGTGCGGACAGGCTCGCCTGGGCGTGGGGGCGTGGCAAGGCGGTCGGGAACTGA
- a CDS encoding beta-galactosidase has protein sequence MTSPLTSRFPYAKGSDGARRLGYGADYNPEQWPREVWAEDVRLMREAGVNTVSLAIFSWARIQPTAGTWDFGWLDEIMDLLHAGGIGVDLATATASPPPWLTTAHPEILPVTASGETVSPGARQHWRPTSPVFREHALRLVRELATRYAAHPALVAWHVNNELGCHNVYDFSDDAATAFRTWLRRRYTTLDALNHAWGTAFWSQRYSDFDQILPPRLAASHPNPTQQLDFKRFSSDALKEHLTAEREVLRELTPDVPVTTNFMVMGGTKGMDYADWAGEVDFVANDHYVIPGPQDRDELSFSANLTSGIAGHRPWFLMEHSTSAVNWQPVNLAKTPGELARDSLLHVAHGADAVCFFQWRQSAAGAEKYHSAMVPHAGEDSELFRSVVELGQTLEALAPIAGSEREPARVAVLFDWDSWWTSEHDSHPTSRLDYHREALDWYSALLRLGIRADVVPAHRADLAAYDVVVAPVLHMVSRTLTKELTCYVEGGGHLVTTYFSGVVDENDHIWLGGYPGALRELLGIRIEEFGPLLDGDTVALDNNTTGSLWTDRITVEGPDVDVLAGYRTGAYANRPAVTRRTTGRGSAAYVSTRLGAEGLTALLPELLAPAGVSSELPDEARGLVETAVRRDADSRYLFLINRSDTPVPLPGVTGDVLIGPAVAGDGLVLPPREVAVLRQGAH, from the coding sequence ATGACCTCCCCCCTCACCTCCCGATTCCCGTACGCGAAGGGCAGCGACGGCGCCCGCCGGCTCGGCTACGGCGCCGACTACAACCCCGAGCAGTGGCCGCGGGAGGTGTGGGCGGAGGACGTCCGGCTGATGCGCGAGGCCGGAGTGAACACCGTCTCCCTGGCGATCTTCTCCTGGGCCAGGATCCAGCCCACCGCCGGCACCTGGGACTTCGGCTGGCTCGACGAGATCATGGACCTGCTGCACGCGGGCGGCATCGGCGTGGACCTGGCCACCGCCACCGCGTCCCCGCCGCCGTGGCTCACCACCGCGCACCCGGAGATCCTGCCGGTGACCGCGAGCGGCGAGACCGTGTCGCCGGGCGCCCGCCAGCACTGGCGGCCCACCTCACCGGTCTTCCGCGAGCACGCGCTGCGTCTTGTACGGGAGCTCGCGACGCGCTACGCCGCCCATCCGGCCCTGGTCGCCTGGCACGTCAACAACGAGCTCGGCTGCCACAACGTCTACGACTTCTCCGACGACGCCGCCACCGCGTTCCGCACCTGGCTGCGCCGCCGCTACACCACCCTCGACGCCCTCAACCACGCCTGGGGAACGGCCTTCTGGTCGCAGAGATACAGCGACTTCGACCAGATCCTCCCCCCGCGCCTCGCGGCCTCGCACCCCAATCCGACCCAGCAGCTCGACTTCAAACGGTTCTCCTCCGACGCGCTCAAGGAACACCTGACAGCCGAGCGCGAGGTGCTGCGCGAGCTGACTCCGGACGTCCCCGTCACCACCAACTTCATGGTGATGGGCGGCACCAAGGGCATGGACTACGCGGACTGGGCCGGCGAGGTGGACTTCGTCGCCAACGACCACTACGTCATTCCCGGCCCGCAGGACCGCGACGAGCTGTCCTTCTCCGCCAACCTCACCAGCGGCATCGCCGGCCACCGGCCGTGGTTCCTGATGGAGCACTCCACCAGCGCGGTGAACTGGCAGCCGGTCAATCTCGCCAAGACACCCGGTGAGCTGGCCCGCGACTCGCTGCTGCACGTCGCACACGGCGCCGACGCCGTCTGCTTCTTCCAGTGGCGGCAGTCGGCGGCCGGCGCCGAGAAGTACCACTCGGCGATGGTCCCTCACGCCGGTGAGGACAGCGAGCTCTTCCGCTCCGTCGTGGAACTCGGCCAGACCCTTGAGGCACTCGCGCCGATCGCGGGCAGCGAGCGCGAACCGGCCCGGGTGGCCGTCCTGTTCGACTGGGACTCCTGGTGGACCAGCGAGCACGACTCCCACCCCACCTCGCGCCTCGACTACCACCGCGAGGCACTCGACTGGTACTCCGCGCTCCTGCGCCTCGGCATCCGCGCGGACGTCGTACCCGCCCACCGGGCGGACCTCGCGGCGTACGACGTGGTCGTCGCGCCCGTGCTGCACATGGTGTCCCGGACCCTCACCAAGGAGCTCACCTGCTACGTCGAGGGCGGCGGCCACCTCGTGACAACGTACTTCTCGGGAGTCGTCGACGAGAACGACCACATCTGGCTCGGCGGCTACCCCGGCGCCCTGCGCGAGCTGCTCGGCATCCGCATCGAGGAGTTCGGCCCGCTGCTCGACGGTGACACGGTCGCCCTCGACAACAACACGACCGGCAGCCTGTGGACCGACCGGATCACCGTCGAAGGCCCCGATGTCGACGTCCTCGCCGGCTATCGCACCGGCGCGTACGCCAACCGTCCGGCCGTCACCCGCCGCACCACGGGCCGGGGTTCGGCCGCGTACGTCTCCACACGCCTGGGCGCCGAAGGCCTCACCGCCCTCCTGCCCGAACTGCTCGCACCCGCCGGGGTGAGCAGCGAACTCCCCGACGAGGCCAGGGGACTTGTGGAGACCGCCGTACGCAGGGACGCGGACAGCCGTTACCTCTTCCTGATCAACCGGAGCGACACCCCGGTCCCGCTGCCCGGCGTCACCGGTGACGTGCTGATCGGCCCGGCAGTCGCGGGCGACGGTCTCGTCCTGCCTCCCCGCGAGGTGGCGGTCCTGCGCCAGGGCGCTCACTGA
- a CDS encoding ABC transporter substrate-binding protein — MPKHSRRLLGGIGLVAALALGATACGGSDDDSSGGKKVGSSDIQAALKKGGTVTVWAWEPTLKQVAADFETKYPKVHIKLVNAGTGNDQYKALQNAISAKKGVPDVAQIEYYALGQYALTKDLTDLTSYGADKLASSYSPGPWNSVKSGDGIYGLPMDSGPMALFYNKKVFDKYKIAVPTTWDEYLDAARKLHKADPKAYITSDTGDAGLTTSLLWQAGSHPYKVDGTKVGIDFTDAGAKKFTDVWQKLIDEKLVAPVTGWTDDWYKGLGDGTIATLPSGAWMPANFASGVKNAAGDWRAAALPQWTAGANTSAENGGSSLALPTQGKNSALAYAFTEYADSGAGVQTRIKNGAFPATTKDLESQSFQDTAFPYFGGQKANQIFAASAKAVPTDWKYLPFQVYANSIFNDTVGKAYISGTKLTDGLKSWQDASVKYGSEQGFTVEK, encoded by the coding sequence ATGCCCAAGCACTCCCGCCGCCTGCTCGGCGGCATCGGTCTCGTCGCCGCTCTCGCCCTCGGGGCGACCGCCTGTGGCGGTTCCGACGACGACAGCTCCGGTGGCAAGAAGGTCGGTTCGTCCGACATCCAGGCCGCTCTGAAGAAGGGCGGCACGGTCACCGTGTGGGCGTGGGAGCCCACCCTCAAGCAGGTCGCCGCCGACTTCGAGACGAAGTACCCGAAGGTCCACATCAAGCTGGTCAACGCCGGTACGGGCAACGACCAGTACAAGGCCCTGCAGAACGCCATCTCGGCGAAGAAGGGCGTCCCTGACGTCGCGCAGATCGAGTACTACGCGCTCGGCCAGTACGCCCTGACGAAGGACCTCACCGACCTCACGTCGTACGGCGCCGACAAGCTGGCCTCCTCGTACTCGCCGGGCCCGTGGAACTCGGTGAAGTCCGGCGACGGCATCTACGGCCTGCCGATGGACTCCGGCCCCATGGCGCTCTTCTACAACAAGAAGGTCTTCGACAAGTACAAGATCGCCGTCCCGACGACCTGGGACGAGTACCTCGACGCCGCCCGCAAGCTCCACAAGGCGGACCCGAAGGCCTACATCACCAGCGACACCGGTGACGCCGGTCTGACCACCAGCCTTCTGTGGCAGGCGGGTTCGCACCCGTACAAGGTCGACGGCACGAAGGTCGGCATCGACTTCACCGACGCGGGCGCCAAGAAGTTCACCGACGTCTGGCAGAAGCTGATCGACGAGAAGCTCGTCGCGCCCGTCACCGGCTGGACCGACGACTGGTACAAGGGCCTCGGCGACGGCACGATCGCCACACTGCCCTCCGGCGCCTGGATGCCCGCCAACTTCGCCTCCGGCGTGAAGAACGCCGCCGGCGACTGGCGCGCCGCCGCCCTCCCGCAGTGGACCGCCGGCGCGAACACCAGCGCCGAGAACGGCGGCAGCTCGCTCGCGCTGCCCACGCAGGGCAAGAACTCGGCGCTCGCCTACGCCTTCACCGAGTACGCGGACTCCGGCGCGGGCGTCCAGACCCGTATCAAGAACGGCGCCTTCCCCGCGACGACGAAGGACCTGGAATCGCAGTCGTTCCAGGACACCGCGTTCCCGTACTTCGGCGGCCAGAAGGCCAACCAGATCTTCGCCGCGTCCGCGAAGGCCGTGCCCACCGACTGGAAGTACCTCCCCTTCCAGGTGTACGCCAACTCGATCTTCAACGACACCGTCGGCAAGGCCTACATCTCCGGCACGAAGCTGACCGACGGCCTGAAGTCGTGGCAGGACGCCTCCGTCAAGTACGGCTCGGAGCAGGGCTTCACCGTCGAGAAGTGA